In Panthera leo isolate Ple1 chromosome F3, P.leo_Ple1_pat1.1, whole genome shotgun sequence, one genomic interval encodes:
- the LOC122211735 gene encoding SLAM family member 5-like, translating to MGARSEDPHLCWASRLLGFSSLVLSAFSTVVNGSGTLGSQVEDSGNVVSLTGTQGGSVSFHVTRSPESLPGVTLEKISWGIKNKSDYLLLLYVSPGEDVPKWVNFQDKLEKRVHVLNTTTLRIDNLTLEDSGHYWARVSLTGGRERNRYFHLTVYEPVPRPQILNKTLSITPDWCNVTLECHAPGPREDVNVSWESKGLPRELEQRGVPRPAPNPWTLALKLPLSQPSPSITCVVSNPGDRKTATRDLGEVCAHGFGGTTSRTGDTAHDSLQ from the exons ATGGGGGCCCGCTCAGAAGACCCCCACCTGTGCTGGGCCTCCCGGCTCCTGGGGTTCAGCAGCCTCGTCCTCA GCGCCTTCAGCACTGTGGTCAACGGTTCTGGAACTCTTGGGTCTCAAGTGGAGGATTCTGGAAACGTGGTTTCTCTGACGGGAACTCAAGGAGGTTCTGTGTCGTTTCATGTGACCCGAAGTCCAGAATCACTTCCAGGAGTCACGCTGGAGAAGATTTCTTGGGGCATTAAAAACAAGTCCGACTACCTACTCCTCCTGTACGTGTCTCCTGGGGAAGATGTTCCAAAATGGGTCAACTTCCAGGACAAGCTCGAGAAGAGGGTCCATGTGCTCAACACCACGACCCTGAGGATTGACAACCTGACCCTTGAGGACAGTGGGCACTACTGGGCTCGAGTCTCCTtaacaggaggaagagaaaggaaccgGTATTTCCACCTCACTGTCTACG AGCCCGTGCCCCGTCCCCAGATCCTGAACAAGACTCTATCCATCACACCAGACTGGTGCAATGTCACCCTGGAGTGCCACGCCCCAGGACCCAGAGAGGACGTGAATGTGTCCTGGGAGAGCAAAGGCCTCCCCAGGGAGCTGGAGCAGAGAGGGGTCCCACGACCGGCCCCCAACCCCTGGACCCTGGCTCTGAAGCTGCCCCTgagccagcccagccccagcatcACCTGTGTGGTCAGCAACCCGGGGGACCGGAAAACTGCCACCCGGGACCTTGGGGAAGTGTGTGCCCACG GGTTCGGGGGAACCACATCTCGAACAGGAGACACCGCTCACGACAGTCTACAGTGA
- the LOC122211569 gene encoding uncharacterized protein LOC122211569 has translation MGARSEDPHLCWASRLLGFSSLVLSAFSTVVNGSGTLGSQVEDSGNTVSLTGTQGGSVSFHVTRSPELAPGLKLEKISWAIKFGRNYTIMLHMSPGEDVPKWVNFQDKLEKRVHVLNTTTLRIDNLTLEDSGHYWARVSLTGGRERNRYFHLTVYDWCNVTLECHTPGTREDVNVSWESKGLPMKLEQRGVPRPAPNPWTLALKLPLSQPSPSITCVVSNPRDWKTATKDLGKSVPTVSASCQRGGDSRGSGPPG, from the exons ATGGGAGCCCGCTCAGAAGACCCCCACCTGTGCTGGGCCTCCCGGCTCCTGGGGTTCAGCAGCCTCGTCCTCA GCGCCTTCAGCACTGTGGTCAACGGTTCTGGAACTCTTGGATCTCAAGTGGAGGATTCTGGAAACACGGTTTCTCTGACGGGAACTCAAGGAGGTTCTGTGTCGTTTCATGTGACCCGAAGTCCAGAATTAGCTCCAGGACTCAAGCTGGAGAAGATTTCTTGGGCCATTAAATTTGGAAGAAACTACACGATCATGCTGCACATGTCTCCTGGGGAAGATGTTCCAAAATGGGTCAACTTCCAGGACAAGCTCGAGAAGAGGGTCCATGTGCTCAACACCACGACCCTGAGGATTGACAACCTGACCCTTGAGGACAGTGGGCACTACTGGGCTCGAGTCTCCTtaacaggaggaagagaaaggaaccgGTATTTCCACCTCACTGTCTACG ACTGGTGCAATGTCACCCTGGAGTGCCACACCCCGGGAACCAGAGAGGACGTGAATGTGTCCTGGGAGAGCAAGGGCCTCCCCATGAAGCTGGAGCAGAGAGGGGTCCCACGACCGGCCCCCAACCCCTGGACCCTGGCTCTGAAGCTGCCCCTgagccagcccagccccagcattACCTGTGTGGTTAGCAACCCACGGGACTGGAAAACTGCCACCAAGGACCTTGGGAAGTCTGTGCCCACGGTGAGTGCATCCTGTCAGAGGGGAGGGGACTCCCGGGGCTCAGGTCCCCCTGGGTGA